In the genome of Aspergillus luchuensis IFO 4308 DNA, chromosome 2, nearly complete sequence, one region contains:
- the URE1 gene encoding urease Ure (COG:F;~EggNog:ENOG410PFDJ;~InterPro:IPR011612,IPR002019,IPR036461,IPR017951, IPR006680,IPR002026,IPR036463,IPR005848,IPR011059, IPR017950,IPR029754,IPR032466;~MEROPS:MER0004801;~PFAM:PF00449,PF01979,PF00699;~go_component: GO:0035550 - urease complex [Evidence IEA];~go_function: GO:0009039 - urease activity [Evidence IEA];~go_function: GO:0016151 - nickel cation binding [Evidence IEA];~go_function: GO:0016787 - hydrolase activity [Evidence IEA];~go_function: GO:0016810 - hydrolase activity, acting on carbon-nitrogen (but not peptide) bonds [Evidence IEA];~go_process: GO:0006807 - nitrogen compound metabolic process [Evidence IEA];~go_process: GO:0043419 - urea catabolic process [Evidence IEA]): protein MSIGKSMLGRRHVLPSVVSTLYELQVEGTFTTGTYLVTVHNPISSDDGDLEKALYGSFLPIPPADAFPDPDPDDYEPEKTPGAIIPVKNERIVLNEGRKRIKLKVMSRGDRPIQVGSHYHFIETNPQLHFDRLRSYGYRLDIPAGTSVRFEPGDTKVVTLVEIGGHQVIRGGNCIASGKVDLARAEEIMARLQVQNFAHVPEPTADSALVPTPFSMDREAYARMFGPTTGDLVRLGLTNLWVRVEKDYTSYGDECTFGGGKSIRDGMGQSSEKSTEHALDTVVTNALIIDWTGIFKADIGIKDGLIVGIGKAGNPDIMDGVTPGMTIGSSTDVIAGENKIVTAGGFDTHIHFICPQQVDEALASGITTFLGGGTGPSTGSNATTCTPGPVHMRQMLQACDRLPINVGITGKGNDCGGVSIEEQIYAGAAGLKLHEDWGSTPAAIDSCLDLCDKFDVQCMIHTDTLNESGFVEQTIESFKNRTIHTYHTEGAGGGHAPDIISVVEHPNVLPSSTNPTRPFTLNTLDEHLDMLMVCHHLSKNIAEDVAFAESRIRAETIAAEDVLHDLGAISMMSSDSQAMGRCGEVILRTWNTAHKNKEQRGPLPEDEGTGADNFRVKRYVSKYTINPAIAQGMSHMIGSIEVGKIADLVLWTPSAFGVKPTQVVKSGMIAVSVMGDPNASIPTVQPVIMRPQFGALVPSTSITFVSQASLDAGVVQSYNLQKRVEAVKNCRNIGKADMKFNDIMPKMHVDPESYRVEADGVLCDAEPAGSLPLTQDYFVY, encoded by the exons ATGTCTATCGGAAAGAGCATGCTGGGTCGCCGGCACGTTCTCCCCTCTGTCGTTTCCACCCTGTACGAATTACAGGTAGAAGGAACATTCACCACCGGTACCTATCTCGTGACCGTACACAACCCTATCAGTAGCGACGATGGAGACCTTGAAAAGGCTCTTTACGGCAGTTtcctccccattcccccAGCAGATGCCTTCCCCGACCCCGACCCGGATGACTATGAACCCGAGAAGACGCCCGGAGCGATAATACCCGTGAAGAACGAACGTATCGTCCTGAACGAGGGAAGGAAGCGAATCAAGCTCAAGGTGATGAGCAGGGGTGACCGTCCTATTCAGGTCGGTTCGCACTACCACTTCATCGAAACCAACCCGCAGCTGCACTTCGACCGCCTTCGATCCTATGGATATCGACTCGACATTCCCGCCGGTACGTCGGTACGATTCGAACCCGGAGACACCAAGGTGGTTACGCTCGTGGAAATTGGTGGCCACCAGGTTATTCGTGGAGGTAACTGCATCGCGTCCGGCAAGGTCGATCTTGCCCGTGCCGAGGAGATCATGGCCCGTCTACAAGTGCAGAACTTCGCCCATGTTCCCGAACCTACTGCCGATAGCGCGCTGGTACCTACACCGTTCTCGATGGATCGTGAGGCCTATGCGCGCATGTTTGGCCCTACTACTGGTGATCTCGTGCGTCTGGGTCTGACCAACCTCTGGGTTCGTGTGGAGAAGGACTACACATCTTATGGAGACGAGTGTACATTCGGCGGTGGCAAGTCTATTCGAGATGGCATGGGTCAATCTTCGGAAAAGTCTACGGAGCATGCTTTGGACACCGTTGTCACGAACGCTCTGATCATCGACTGGACTGGTATCTTCAAGGCTGATATTGGAATCAAGGATGGGCTCATTGTGGGCATTGGTAAAGCTGGAAACCCTGATATTATGGATGGTGTCACCCCGGGCATGACTATCGGCTCTTCCACCGATGTTATTGCAGGTGAAAACAAGATCGTCACAGCTGGTGGTTTCGACACTCATATCCACTTCATTTGCCCCCAGCAGGTGGATGAGGCGCTCGCCTCTGGTATCACTACGTTCTTGGGAGGAGGAACCGGTCCTTCGACTGGCTCCAATGCCACAACTTGCACGCCTGGCCCCGTTCACATGCGCCAGATGCTCCAAGCCTGCGACCGTCTGCCCATCAATGTTGGTATCACCGGTAAAGGTAACGACTGTGGTGGCGTAAGCATCGAGGAGCAGATCTATGCTGGTGCCGCCGGATTGAAGCTGCACGAAGATTGGGGTTCTACGCCCGCCGCTATTGACAGCTGCCTCGACCTGTGCGACAAGTTCGACGTCCAGTGCATGATTCACACTGACACGCTGAACGAATCCGGTTTCGTTGAACAAACCATCGAATCATTCAAGAACCGCACTATCCACACCTACCACACCGAAGGTGCCGGAGGTGGTCACGCTCCGGACATCATCTCGGTTGTGGAGCACCCCAACGTCCTCCCCAGTAGTACCAACCCAACCCGTCCCTTTACTCTCAACACCCTCGATGAACATCTTGACATGCTTATGGTCTGCCACCATCTGTCCAAGAACATTGCCGAGGACGTCGCCTTCGCAGAGTCTCGTATCCGTGCCGAAACCATTGCGGCTGAAGATGTTCTTCACGACCTTGGCGCTATTAGCATGATGTCTTCCGACTCCCAGGCTATGGGTCGCTGCGGTGAAGTCATCCTGCGGACGTGGAACACCGCACACAAGAACAAGGAGCAGCGCGGCCCGCTGCCCGAGGATGAAGGCACCGGTGCCGACAACTTCCGCGTGAAGCGCTACGTCAGCAAGTACACCATTAACCCGGCCATCGCGCAGGGTATGTCCCATATGATCGGCAGTATCGAGGTCGGCAAGATCGCCGATCTCGTCCTGTGGACGCCCAGCGCGTTTGGTGTGAAGCCAAcgcaggtggtgaagagCGGCATGATCGCTGTGTCAGTGATG GGTGACCCCAACGCATCCATTCCCACCGTCCAACCGGTCATCATGCGTCCCCAATTCGGC GCCCTTgtcccctccacatccatcaccttcGTCTCCCAAGCCTCCCTCGACGCCGGCGTGGTCCAATCCTACAACCTGCAAAAACGCGTCGAAGCCGTCAAAAACTGCCGCAACATCGGCAAAGCCGACATGAAATTCAACGACATCATGCCCAAGATGCACGTCGACCCGGAAAGTTACCGTGTCGAGGCGGATGGAGTGCTCTGCGATGCCGAACCGGCAGGCAGTCTGCCCCTGACACAGGATTACTTCGTTTACTAA
- a CDS encoding uncharacterized protein (COG:S;~EggNog:ENOG410PPK9) yields MHKPSLAQIVHSTLFPRPRASDPATFSAHITRNLVPEVRVETSTFYGSLDCPEAQYPGLDYSYGPHRMRLGRFPWHRRLFRAFDELGLTETEISSLCRWEGTKSARERYEKEEGVKVRDTTADNIRPASPSPLPSIEVHYEDETEEEEDEFLPEPEYPVVTFETVRSTSSLIDDRGIDCIVEEKEEEDSSDDEMESCGVELNHRLIAATAAREQGADVSLDEDWEQWLKEAGERGSYTDVLSAIRMGQPLGYLYDTSPPMPPVGRVGGRSSASLSEPFVLPTPSMLSSRGIQRYAHSSSRTAR; encoded by the coding sequence atgcaTAAGCCTTCGCTGGCCCAAATAGTGCACAGCACATTATTTCCGCGCCCGCGCGCGAGTGACCCGGCTACATTCTCAGCACATATTACCCGCAACCTGGTCCCCGAAGTTCGAGTCGAAACATCCACATTCTATGGATCGCTTGACTGCCCCGAGGCTCAGTATCCGGGACTTGACTATTCCTATGGCCCACACCGCATGAGGCTCGGTCGTTTCCCATGGCACCGAAGACTGTTCCGGGCGTTTGACGAGCTTGGTCTTACGGAGACTGAGATCTCTTCCCTCTGCCGCTGGGAGGGCACCAAATCGGCTCGCGAGCGTtacgagaaggaagagggagtcaAAGTCCGCGATACTACGGCAGACAATATTCGAcccgcttctccttctcccctcccatcGATCGAGGTCCACTACGAGgatgagacggaggaggaagaggatgaattCTTGCCAGAACCGGAATACCCGGTGGTGACATTCGAGACCGTGCGCTCTACCAGCAGCTTGATCGATGACCGGGGGATCGATTGCATtgtggaagagaaagaggaggaagattcAAGCGATGACGAAATGGAAAGCTGCGGAGTCGAGCTGAACCATCGCCTCATAGCGGCGACCGCAGCCCGCGAGCAGGGGGCAGACGTGTCACTGGACGAGGATTGGGAGCAGTGGCTGAAGGAAGCCGGGGAGCGAGGGAGCTACACCGACGTGCTCAGTGCGATCCGGATGGGTCAGCCACTGGGTTACCTATACGATACGTCTCCTCCAATGCCGCCCGTCGGAAGGGTCGGCGGTCGATCATCTGCCTCACTTTCAGAGCCATTCGTTCTCCCCACCCCGTCCATGCTGTCCAGCCGGGGTATCCAGCGTTATGCTCATTCGTCGTCACGGACAGCCCGATAG
- the NPR2 gene encoding nitrogen permease regulating protein NPR2 (BUSCO:EOG09262H34;~COG:P;~EggNog:ENOG410PHY7;~InterPro:IPR009348;~PFAM:PF06218;~TransMembrane:1 (i230-249o)), with protein sequence MQCHLLTASGPKVVHQVPDGAIVPSATAPSQPLFLTFSDISFFVIPRQELCGNLIQVCTNGYRILGYPICMKSLRYDRNEFIFNFCVVLSEDEDFSTYKSVVQKLADLMHGLEEQNGFLSRDHSKSGEGKVYSLCETLMEDLNNYCECMIPIDELNTLNIKLFPIYPAPPPVKAWHVPLFTVRYQTFMDENWDLTMQRIVPHINGVNSVRIISILADTDFSLTCRAIRHLLYYGCLFLLDIFSFSAIYAPTAQFSSTIATDEEMQQECARYVNTVFASPITAASAALTPGYPPHYDPDTVWPPVGQPLTASSASEITISSRSPSRTPSPSPSAGTIQASSSRTTSPAPGTATDDDTATTTDTHPTEPQLVDGVGLVELYASLKQGQSVKQWYLQHSRQLAHIDIRRFITFGVIKGFIYRVHKYAIATGNPAPPMKSSHYHHHSSPSLHPPSGPSSRGPGTGTNSPYATSAGDDPAPIAQHDGGPSHHSTSVYSGSRPATIVTLEGEEEENDIDDKTLSKYLDGMHCFDQICTELEISERELTARLKRFPGEVLILHR encoded by the exons ATGCAATGTCATTTGCTGACTGCTTCAGGGCCCAAGGTCGTCCACCAAGTCCCCGATGGCGCGATTGTCCCCTCCGCAACTGCCCCCTCGCagcccctcttcctcacttTCTCCGacatctccttcttcgtcatTCCCCGGCAAGAGCTGTGTGGGAACCTGATCCAGGTCTGCACCAATGGCTACCGCATCCTGGGCTATCCGATCTGCATGAAGTCCCTGCGATACGACCGGAATGAGTTCATCTTCAATTTCTGCGTGGTGCtgtcggaggatgaggatttcAGCACCTACAAGAGTGTCGTGCAGAAGCTGGCCGATTTGATGCATGGATTGGAGGAGCAGAATGGCTTCCTATCGCGAGATCATTCCAAATCCGGTGAGGGAAAGGTATACAGCCTGTGTGAGACGCTGATGGAGGATCTGAACAATTACTGCGAGTGCATGATTCCAATCG ACGAGCTGAACACCCTTAATATCAagctcttccccatctatcCCGCCCCGCCGCCTGTCAAGGCATGGCATGTGCCGCTGTTCACGGTCCGCTACCAGACCTTCATGGATGAGAACTGGGATCTGACCATGCAACGA ATCGTCCCCCACATCAATGGCGTCAATAGCGTTCGGATTATTTCCATTCTTGCCGACACAGACTTCTCCCTGACCTGCCGCGCCATTCGTCACCTGCTCTACTACGGCTGCTTGTTCCTCCTcgacatcttctccttctcagccatTTATGCCCCAACCGCCCAATTCAGCTCCACCATTGCCACGGACGAAGAAATGCAGCAGGAATGCGCCCGTTACGTCAACACCGTCTTTGCCTCTCCAATCACCGCTGCCTCGGCCGCCCTGACCCCGGGGTATCCCCCGCATTACGATCCTGACACCGTCTGGCCCCCAGTTGGTCAACCTCTCACAGCCAGTAGCGCCAGCGAGATTACGATCTCCAGCCGCAGCCCTAGTCGAACCCCTAGCCCAAGTCCTAGCGCCGGCACCATccaagccagcagcagcagaaccacGTCGCCGGCTCCAGGAACAGCCACCGACGACGACACCGCCACTACTACAGACACACATCCCACCGAGCCCCAACTCGTCGACGGCGTCGGCCTCGTGGAGCTCTACGCCAGTCTCAAGCAAGGCCAAAGCGTCAAACAATGGTACCTCCAACACAGTCGACAACTCGCCCACATCGACATCCGCCGCTTCATCACTTTCGGCGTCATCAAGGGCTTCATTTACCGTGTGCACAAGTACGCCATAGCAACAGGAAACCCAGCACCACCCATGAAATCCTCCCACTATCATCACCACAGCTCGCCCTCATTACATCCACCCAGCGGTCCTTCGTCGCGGGGGCCCGGCACAGGCACGAATAGTCCTTACGCCACTAGTGCGGGAGACGACCCGGCTCCAATTGCCCAGCACGATGGTGGGCCGAGTCATCACTCAACCTCAGTTTACAGTGGAAGTCGGCCGGCCACGATCGTGACTCTCgaaggtgaggaagaggaaaatgaTATTGATGACAAGACGCTGTCGAAGTATCTCGATGGGATGCATTGTTTCGATCAGATCTGTACAGAGTTGGAGATCAGCGAGAGAGAGTTGACGGCGCGGTTGAAGAGGTTCCCGGGAGAGGTGCTCATATTGCATCGATAA
- a CDS encoding putative DNA repair protein (COG:L;~EggNog:ENOG410PJ6Q;~InterPro:IPR036866,IPR011084,IPR001279;~PFAM:PF12706): MSTFDGFVREFPSIQIDYFRKNPDRPPPLACFLSHVHSDHLQGLESFRTPFIYCSAATREMLLRIEKYPHRMNFSKGILESRKLHYKHLSKLLRPIPLNTPTELDLTPRLSIRVTLFDANHCTGAVMFLIEGNGKAILYTGDIRAEPWWVNSIIRNPVLVPYTLGIKQLDNIYIDNTFARPSHVCHTFPSKAEGLKELLNKVQGYPDSTTFYLRAWTFGYEEVWMALSAALNSKIHVDRYQMDLYRSLAARAVNDVPFLCGYELGNRFVPGCLSEDENSRIHSCEPGVHCSAAASQDTVRITPIVTRTNDGSEMPEIGAGGGGGDLYQVHELELPDQSALEQLEKLCSERIQDTSALSQTRQALIDAFRSKTKALSLDNYGMKDAHDLPLEDLVGILSRGRPDDDTTSSEMNQHTHLRDRQGKSLPKTIHFPYSRHSSYSELCHLVSAFKPKDVHPCTVDPVSWDEEVSMQTLFGHLCSASGFAHDQQMRDLTANDPEIRARKRARYEGSFTTQSSQQTSSMIDSSIPEPFQPSHPPPPAAISDPLSSSDRIPLPSSLEPIEDPVPVPTDHPLIIPTPSPETAKTRRDEIRRAWHMLNNAEPSERALYQLDSLPSSLAEEESELPKSEIAPTPHPPLDNPPHTTTTAKHISSIQTQTSSSIINTNPDPQHSPTYTQPSATPPHPDDNGNQTQTQTNSQSSEPLSLSSSTFESQEQETSIEQQQQQEEESIIPNYDGTADHITPHYRHRHRQQSLRRSVSAQIRRDAYLAARADSFEAWAAVSLISTGDNHTEEEIEL, from the exons ATGTCGACCTTCGATGGGTTTGTCCGGG AATTTCCCTCCATTCAGA TTGACTACTTCCGCAAAAATCCAGACAGGCCGCCTCCGCTCGCCTGTTTTCTCAGCCATGTTCACAGTGATCATCTTCAAGGGCTGGAGTCATTTAGAACTCCATTTATATACTGCTCTGCAGCGACTCGAGAG ATGCTCCTGCGTATCGAAAAGTATCCTCATCGTATGAACTTTAGCAAAGGGATCCTAGAGTCCCGAAAGCTGCATTACAAGCATCTGTCCAAGCTTCTG AGACCGATCCCGTTGAACACGCCAACGGAGCTGGATCTCACCCCGCGGCTGTCAATCAGAGTCACTCTGTTCGATGCAAACCACTGCACAGGCGCAGTAATGTTTCTGATAGAGGGAAATGGAAAGGCTATACTGTATACTGGCGATATTCGCG CTGAACCCTGGTGGGTTAACAGCATTATCCGGAATCCCGTTCTCGTCCCCTATACCCTAGGAATTAAGCAGCTAGACAACATATACATTGACAACACCTTTGCTCGTCCGTCGCATGTATGTCATACCTTTCCATCAAAGGCAGAGGGCTTGAAAGAACTTTTGAACAAAGTCCAAGGGTATCCAGACAGCACTACATTTTATCTTCGGGCTTGGACCTTTGGCTACGAAGAAGTCTGGATGGCACTGTCAGCTGCCCTCAATTCGAAG ATCCACGTGGACCGATACCAAATGGATCTATACAGGTCACTAGCCGCACGCGCTGTGAACGACGTTCCTTTCCTTTGTGGATATGAACTCGGTAATCGGTTCGTTCCAGGCTGCCTTAGCGAGGATGAGAACTCCCGCATTCATAGCTGCGAGCCAGGCGTCCACTGCTCCGCGGCTGCGTCTCAAGACACCGTCCGCATCACGCCAATTGTGACCCGCACAAATGATGGCTCAGAGATGCCCGAGATCGGGGCTGGCGGGGGAGGCGGTGATCTATACCAAGTCCATGAACTCGAGCTCCCGGACCAGTCAGCACTGGAACAGTTAGAAAAGCTCTGTTCCGAGCGCATTCAAGACACTAGTGCACTCTCGCAGACGAGACAGGCTCTTATCGACGCGTTCCGATCAAAAACCAAAGCACTATCTCTTGACAACTACGGAATGAAAGATGCACATGACTTGCCTCTAGAAGATCTCGTGGGCATACTGAGTCGTGGCCGTCCTGATGACGATACTACGTCGAGCGAAATGAATCAGCACACACATCTACGAGACAGACAGGGCAAATCCCTCCCCAAGACCATT CACTTCCCCTACTCCCGCCACTCCTCCTACTCCGAACTGTGCCATCTTGTTTCCGCATTCAAACCCAAAGATGTCCACCCTTGCACAGTTGATCCTGTGAGCTGGGACGAGGAAGTCTCCATGCAAACCCTCTTCGGGCACCTCTGCAGCGCGAGTGGATTCGCCCACGACCAGCAAATGCGGGACCTGACAGCAAACGATCCAGAGATACGAGCAAGAAAACGAGCCCGTTATGAAGGTTCCTTTACAACACAGTCCAGCCAACAAACATCCAGCATGATAGACAGCAGTATACCAGAACCATTCCAACCAAgccaccctccacccccagcaGCCATCTCCGATCCACTGTCCTCCTCAGACCGAATTCCCCTTCCATCGTCCCTCGAGCCAATCGAAGACCCCGTCCCAGTACCCACGGACCATCCTCTCATAatccccaccccatccccagaaACCGCAAAGACACGCCGCGACGAGATCCGCCGTGCCTGGCACATGCTCAACAACGCCGAGCCCTCCGAGCGAGCACTCTACCAGCTGGActccctcccttcttctttggccgAGGAAGAATCTGAACTACCTAAGTCTGAAATCGCTCCGACCCCACATCCTCCACTAGACAACCCACCTCATACTACAACAACGGCCAAACACATCTCATCAATACAAACACAaacatcctcttccattatcaacaccaacccagACCCCCAACATTCACCAACATACACTCAGCCCTCAgccacaccaccacacccagaTGACAATGGgaaccaaacccaaacccaaacgAACAGCCAATCCAGCGAACCGCTCtccttatcatcatcaacgttCGAGTCTCAGGAACAGGAGACAAGCATcgagcaacaacaacaacaggaagaagaaagtatAATACCCAACTATGACGGCACAGCAGACCATATCACTCCTCATTACCGCCATCGCCACCGACAGCAAAGTCTTCGACGATCGGTATCAGCCCAAATCCGCCGGGACGCATATCTAGCCGCACGAGCAGATAGCTTTGAAGCGTGGGCGGCAGTTTCGCTCATATCAACCGGGGATAACCAtactgaagaagagattgagCTCTAA